A window of Streptomyces sp. NBC_01689 genomic DNA:
AAGAAGATCAGCCCGGCGAGGGCGAAGACGGCCGCGGTGAGGACCCGAACGGGCCGGAAACGGCGCGAACCGGCAGGACTGGGACCCGTCCCTGGAGAGTCGGCAGAATTGCTCAACGTACCCTTATCTCCTTCGGCGCCGCGGAAGCACTACGCTAACGGACGCCCGGGGGAGCGCTCAGTGTCCCCTTGTACGCTGCCCCGGAGCCCGCCCCAGTTCCCTGCGCGGCCACGCAGCGCATCGACAGGAGAGACCCTCGTGCCGAAGTCACGTATCCGCAAGAAGGCCGACTACACGCCACCCCCGGCGAAGCAGACGACCAACATCAAGCTCACCAGTCGCGGCTGGGTCGCGCCGGTCATGCTGGCCATGTTCCTCATCGGCCTCGCCTGGATCGTCGTCTTCTACGTGACCGACGGCTCGCTGCCGATCGACGCGCTGGACAACTGGAACATCGTGGTCGGTTTCGGCTTCATCGCGGCGGGATTCGGCGTCTCCACGCAGTGGAAGTAGCGCTCCGCGACGGACACTCCGGCCGTTCCCGGACAGCTCTCCCCAGGGTTATCCACTGAGTTATCCACAACTGTTTTCCACAGGTGGAAAAAGAACGACGATCTGTGGATAACTCATCCAGGGTTGACG
This region includes:
- the crgA gene encoding cell division protein CrgA, whose translation is MPKSRIRKKADYTPPPAKQTTNIKLTSRGWVAPVMLAMFLIGLAWIVVFYVTDGSLPIDALDNWNIVVGFGFIAAGFGVSTQWK